The window TGTAATTCCAGAACCCTGGGTTCAATATAAAAGTTACATTTGTTTCTTTTGCACGGCGTTGAAGAATATTATAGAATTCTAAATGCGGGCAATAAATTGAAACAGCTCCCTGCGCTGCAATTTCCTCTTCCTCGGACAAATGTGGACGAGAATCTTGGCTGCAAATCTGATCTTCACTAACATTGCAAATAGAATTCCTGTTCCATGAAGCTCAAGTGTCAGCTCTTATTTCCAATAACATTAAACAGAAACAACATATTGTCAAATGCATCAAACATACAAAATCATCAAAGAAGACTGTTCcattttagacattttgatTAACTATCATATCTCCGCGTAGACATCACCACGCTTACAGACTTACAGTTGGTTCAAGTAAATGGAACGAGCCTTtatccaaaatatatatatatatatatatatggaacaaaCCCAAATGTTGATCATCTCAACTTTGAATTAGCAACTAGCCCGTAACATAGTCAGAGGTGGAAAAGTACATACATGGTTTCACGATCCTCTAGAGGTATACCAGGCATTCTTGTCAGCTAGCTTTGACTTTACTATGTGTGACAAAACCTGTAAAATGATATctattatacaaattaaaatgacaagaAAGTAAAAAGTGGTAAACTGTgtcaaaataaaacataaacaaacTATCATGCAATAAGCATAACTCAGCTTGGGAACTGCAAGCTAAAAAGGTAACTGATTGGATATACTTATTTCAAGATGATGCCAAGAAGGAAGTAACTAATGGCCCACTAAATACAGCTCACATGTATCTAACCATGCCACCATCACCAGTGCACCATTATTTAATGTCATTGAGAAAGCCAACATCACAAAGACAACACAGGCTGATCAGTGTAGTATCAAACAAAGAAGTGTGTCTTATTCAGAGAAACCAAGAGATTTGGGTTATTGATCCATCCTCACAGGAAACTTAAGACAATTTTGTCATCAGAAAACAAAAGCTGGACATTTTCACAACCCTACAGAGGAAAAGCTGTAACTCTCTGAATCCTTTTCTAGTAAATTGTCccatattaaaacatttttcaccTGTCAGACCTCCCCAACAAAAGTGATAAAACTGTAGCACACCAGTTCACTTTAAGCAAAAATTGGTCACAGCCAAATATGAGTTGAGACTAATTTAATCAACGCAAATGGATCAtctttacaaatttatattcgCACAACACTGACTTGAATTCACTCAAAAAAACGAAATTAACGCTCTTGACTTTCATAGATATCTATCTACCAAGTTTTCAGCCAGAAAATACTCATTCTCCATGAACGAATGACATGAAACGATCAATCTAGATGCTTGGAACCTTGGGTTGATTAGAGCATTCAATAAACAATCCTACCACCTTCCACTTATAGGATAAAAGTTCTGATCAAAATTACTATCACCTCACATACATTGGAGCTAAAACTGACTCTTTCTCCACCAAACATATAAAGGCTTCTCAGATCAAGATATCACCTCccaaaaaatatagtaaatatataaatcacaGTGTCTAGCATGCAGATAAGAGCtgaattcaataaaaaacaacAGATGAATAGTTTTGGGGGTGATACAACGTATAGATAGATGGAGAGGTGATTACATACCGTCAGGCCGCCGGAATCCGTATATCCGATCGGCAAACGATCAGTCAGTGCGTGCTTATAGTCCAAGACCTAGGCTAGCAGAAAGAGCTGATCAGCTTCTCTTCTAGTAATCAAAATGTAAGCGGTCCGGTTCGTACTGTTACAAGGCATCCGGTTTTTTGGGAACCGGTCATTCTAAAATGGTACTCTTGCCTCTAAATCTACTTTATTTGGtacatgatttatttatttttattttagtcaacaaaatatatttgtcaaaataatatatttcaaattgtcttaaaatttattaaaaagtcactattttattaattttttattttaaaaaaatttatcaaataaaagtaaaatcacttttattgtttattttgataattttaaaaagtgataTTGAttctgataaaatattttaactttattaaaatatactttattttaaataattatttaattatactttttcttttttagtttaacttttacattaaaaaatttaacaaattaggtaaaaaatctcaaattaatttcttacatatatttagtttttaaagtaacttaattaaaatatactttatttgaaatagttatttaattatactttttcttttttagtttaacttttacatacaaaaataaataaattaatatctctcatatttaacaaattaggtaaaaaatctcaattaatttcatacaaatattttgaacaatagaaataacttgataaaaaaaaagaacaataattaaaaagtcattattttttaattttttatttaaaaaagttttatcaattaaaatcaaaatcattttattgcttattttgataatattaaaaagtgatattgatcatgataaaaaaatactttttaaaataacttaattaaaatatactttattttgaataattatttaattatactttttctcttttagtttaagttttacattaaaaaaatattaatatctctCTAATATGTAacaaattaggtaaaaaaatctcaaattaatttcttacaaatatttaatttttaaaataatttaactaaaatatattttattttaaatagttatttagttatatattttcttctttagtTTAACTTTTGcataacaaaaaattaaattcatattaaTATCTCTCATCTTTAACAAATTAGGTAAAAGAGTTCggattaaaaaataacttgataaaaaaataataattaatttaaataattcaatacaaatctaaaacattattatattacataatttattaattaaaatattttttattttcattatatattagaactttatttttatcaaaataatctccacattcataaaattataattgatcaTTGGAAAATTTGAAtccaaacaaaacataaatcaAGTTTATAACATTATTCTTGAAATTAGAAAGATTccgataaaaatatattattacaacgtcccacgttcatcaaatttggtgttgaatttaaaatataaagtgttattagcttattttgttaaagagttgtacttgtttttgttaggttgcgagttcgaaacatacctatagtatttttaattttatttttaaccgttttaagtttatggacgggtcaacccggAATTctacccaaatattcatttactctcacatatatattcaaattaatcatatcTCTCGACCCTttcagacactttcaaaattaataatcattttatatataaattactatTGAGCACAAGCATAAGCATTCTTTAATATACTTTGTTGACATTTCAACTAATGTTATGGTTCAGATATttggaaaacaaattaaataaagttttatctTGGAAGGAAGAATGctgtgtttatattttatatatgtctAATAAAACGTTGACAAAACAGAGTGTTGTTGAGTTATTTTCATTAGGAtttaaacacttttttttaacttaatagaatttgtttatattaaaaaacataaaaatacaaCATCAATATACAAGATAACTCTAATAGCTCAAAAACATGTTAGAGTCCACACAAAACTAATCACAAAGGTTGTTTTCTACCTATAGAACAAGTAGATTTCAAACtctgtttatttttaaaactccTAGTTCCAACGTAAATCTCAGAGATAGGAGATCAAGGCATTGATGGCTAGAAGAAGACACTCCCAATATCAGTCAAAGATTCATATGTTGGTggatttgaaaaatgaaattggAGTAGCTTATAAAATAAcgatatttttagataaaacgagtagataaatgtaaattttattatttttaataattagataaatcgatagtaaattatattgaattttttaaaaaaattaagaggtAATAtccgtaaaaaaatatttatctcagGTCAAGATAATGTTCGTAGATGCTGCCTTTTCAAATccattctattttttattatagtgTTAGTCGATTCAAattcatttcaatttataaaacattgTAGAATGGACAAATATCGAAACTCGAGTCGTTGTGTACAAGTACAAGGGAAAAGATATATACTTGCGTCtcaatatacaaaataaaagtaaaattttagaatCTTCAATCAAAATccataaactatatatatttttataagtcTTTAATCCACAAACTATATATTCTTCAAACTCCAAATCAGAATTCTTTTGCCTCATAATTTGTCTTAGTTTTTCTAGGTcacaattaaaaaatcaaaatgttgaaattagcttatttaataatacataatcAACAATGTTTTAATAACAtgtacaaaacaaaaaaaaaaagtaaaatttacaaaaacacACATTGAAATACAGAGTTTAGAGAGGCTCCTCCTCCTCCGTCTGAATTTTGAAAGCAGTTTATCGTCTGTCTAGCCGCCTATTTCTATGATTTGTTGTTCATCGGAAACGAAGAAGCTTCTTTATCACTGTTATTATTATCATCTTGTTTGGTGGAATGGAGGTTTTCCAAGCCCAGATCTATGCCTGCTAAAGCGCCGGTCTGATCAGTGTCACTGTCCAATTCTCCTACAAGCCGCACTGATGCCTCATCATCCACCTTCATCATCGCTAAATCCATGTCTGTAGAAAAAGGTAAACCAACAAACAGATCAGATTGATGGATTATGAATTGAacagtttaataataataataagaagaagaagaataccAGGATTAGAGAGAAACCAGAGGATGAGAGCACAGAAGAGAAGGAGGAAGGGAATGAGATGAATGGCGTTATCTGAGAATCGAGTGCGGGATCTGCCTTTCTTCGATGATTCCTCTGACATAGGCTCAAATACGGGAAGTTCCTGCGATGAATAGTACTTGAGGTATTCGTCGTACGCCCTGCTTGTGCTAGCCGATCTgtgcatcttcttcttcttcttcttcgcctTCTCTATCTTCTCCTCTGTTTACCCTGATCCGATCCGATCCGATGATactgatgatgaagaagaagaatacacAAAGGCATTTACGCCACACAGAGAGAAAATACCCATTATCCATTCTGCAATTCCAACGACGAGGAGAAGTTTCAGGCAGGATCCTctgtttgttattttttctgCCTTTTCTGGCTATAAATCTCATTCctttttaaactaaaatcattcctttttatttatttttattattatttatgtaaatgcctttagaaattaattattttgataaagatACACCATTATTTTTGTTGGTGCTAAAATGAAATGggtgtatttttattttttttataattagcaAACAAACTTGAgatatataatgattattttagttttttttttttgttaagtatcttcttaattaatagattactattaaaatttcaaataatacatatttCTTTAGGAAGCTCTTAATTCATACATAAGTTGCATGACCAATTATGAACCTATagtaaaatttatcatttttttatggaGTTTGAGCAATTATCATAATGAACCAACTCATTTAGAACTACTTTTTGGATTTTGGTCTTGGTCTTAACCTCGTCTACATCCATAatgatttagataaaaataagttttttacaTTTGTACATTTGTACGTTCaagatcaaattcaaattcaatgttgaacaaattcaaattcaatttctgaaaatatttcaataatgtCAATTTAATTTTGAGACTATGATGAGATGGTGATGTCCCACTAGAAAAGTTATTTAATTGCTTCAAATAATAATGCACTTGAAAAGAATGATGtgagatgaaaaaaaaaattataaacattttttaaataagggttGTAAAGTTTAATTGATGAGTCAATGTTTAATAGTTAGTTCAAATAAACATTAAGGCAAAATTCTAATAAGCAACACACAATAGcaacaaacaaaaatcaataCATCATAGCTAgtattattagtaaagaagtaAAATGAAAGGAAACTAATTTATAATGACTTCATCTATTCACTTATCTTAAGTGTGTCTATGAAGGCATTATTCCCTTTGTTTATGTCAATCTTTGacaaaaaattaagaaaatcattTAAGCTGCTCTCTTTGTACCCTATGGGATGTTCCTCATCCACAAGTTCTCTTGCCGGCACCATCTTTTCCTCCAAGGCCAAGCTATGGAGACTAGTGACCGAAACCCTAGTCTGTTTATCGTTAACGATAGCCCTATGTATCACTCCTTTGTAAGAACCGTTACTCAACACCTCGATCTGGTCTCCTACGTTCACTTGCAACGCACCTTTCACATTGGGAACCAATTTCCATATGTTATCATCCCTGTCAAAGATTTCCAGCCCGGGCTCGCTTTGTAGGACAATGGTGAGGGAACTGTAGTCCGTGTGAGGCGGGAGCCCGAGGGCTAGGCTAGGGTTAGGACAAGGTGGGTAGCCATTGATTATCATGATTTGCATGCCTTGTTCCATTTGGTCCCTCATGTATATAGGACCAAGTCCTAAGCCCTCTGTTATGGCCCCTGTTATTTTCATGACTACATTTCTTACTTCCACTGCATATTTGCCCATCTTTTCACTGccacaatattattaattaatttacaatttccaaaaataaataacctATCTAtctaagtaaaaataaaaacttatttaatcaaatgataaaataaataaatatcaatgtATCTTACATTATTTGgaacaaacataaataaatatctagCCAGTTACATGTGTCATGATTCCATGGGATATAGTCATTCATGATGTATATAcaataatatcttaaaatataaagGTCAACACATGTGAATGTCATCACAGTTGTCCTCAAAGCGACATGTCGACTCCCTTTTAGtacatgattatatataatttaattgtaagGCAGTACTCATATCTAATGCAAAAAtaggtttatttattttttatgtcatAGTTAATATTGATCGggttattaacaaaaaaaaataattaatgccTTAAACATGCATAAGAATTAAGAACTAATGGTTTGTTTTTACAAAGtatgaaaaacaatattaattaattaaacctgTACTCAGGAGGATTATTAGGCCAAAGACCAAGCCATTCTTGCAAAGGATGAGCATAATGTTTGAGGAACACCCTCCAAAATCGAACCTTGTCAATCTCGGCCATTATACTTGTACAATACCTCACCGGTTTGTGCACGTTGCTCGACATTAACTTCTCCTTCTCATGGTTAGGCAATTCAAAGAATTTGGTGCCCATAGAAATCGCCTCGTCCATAGTAGATTGTTCTATCCCGTGATTAATAATCTGTTGTTCAAGTGTTATTAATTACCAATGTATTATGATATTCATAATTCTCGTTTATTAAGGCGCAAACATTTACCTGAAAGAAACCATAACGGCGACAAGCGTCCATAATGCGTCGCACGACAAGACCTCGTTGGGATAGATGTGTTGACGTGAATAGCCCGGAGATATCAATCAAAGGGATGTCGGAAACGATAGGGTTTGACGAAAGATTGTTAGCAAGGGGGGTGTTATAGGGGTGATGAGGAACATAGGACAAACCCTTCTCTTGGGAAGATTCTCCCATAGGAAAGGAACTAAATACTAgccatttcaaaattttagatttgGTGTGGACTTACAAAAGTAGCTAGGTAGGGTATTTATATGTGAAAATGGTGCATGGCACTTGGTCTTTGTCTAGCTAGACATATCAAATTAAGGGGGGTTTGCTTATCCTTTCCTTTTTTGTGGTCatgaaaaataaacttattgtttacaaaataaatatataataataatagagatgatatatagattattatttattatttttgtatattgtGCGTGTAATTTTGGTTGAAAAAAAGTGCACCATGAATTTGTAAgatgaataaaatttaatatatattttctcgaTCTGTGATGTGTATGCATCCGTCGAGGGACACGTTTGATTTTATATGTAAATTGTTGCAGTGAATCTGGTCCTCTTGTGACATTTACTTGTTTCTTTGTTTATGTGAGCAACAACAGGTCAAGATGCGGGCCTCAGCTTGGGCCCATCCATATTAAATTGGGTATTCAGATTCCAGCCTGTACCCTATTTCTTATATCTatttcacaaaaataatataaggtTTGGTAAGAAACCTACCATTTGTCGAAAATTTTGAGATATCAAGTTGATTTTCCGCATAcaatcttaataattttttaataaaaatctatttttttatatttaaattttaagaaattatgaatgaaattgGTTGATTAAACGtgaatttttctatttttaataattaaataatgaattaaattaaaaatatatattatatttttttagaatgtacTTTAACCCACCTAAGAACTAACAACGTAGATCCACCCGATTTgaagagaatataaaaaataattggaaattAAATTGGAAAATAAGAAAAGAGACTATATCccacaaagaaagaaagaaagaccGACCAAGGGATGATGGAGAAGCCAATACTTGTCCTAATTCACACCacaagataataatattataaaaattaacttataaacTCAATATTCAGAAATTATAAagaatcttatataaaaataaaaggaaagttataccatttaatattaataaccATTCATTTAAATGGGATAATTGGGTATTTGTTACTAATTCTTGAGCTCTTGGTTAGAAATGATTTATGTAGAAAATTTGAGATGAAATTACGTGGTGTCTCTGATgatctaaaaaattaataatttttttatgtttttagttAATGATGGGATAACACGTCATTTTCTCTTTTAAGTTCCATCCTTTGACCAttctaataataaaagttttaaatcattttatattttgcaatgttaataataattaataaataaggaGAAACATAAGAAATAGAGAGCAGGTCTGGTCTGGTGCAGATAACAAAATCCCTAGTTAGCTGAACAGGTGAAACAAAATGCTCAGTTCTACTTCTACCTTCATCACCACCGTAGCAGCTTCTTCTTCATCCTCTTCTTTACCTTCCCTCATCTTCTCCTCCTCcgcttctctctctaaatcccGACTTTCTTTCTCT is drawn from Impatiens glandulifera chromosome 3, dImpGla2.1, whole genome shotgun sequence and contains these coding sequences:
- the LOC124932596 gene encoding uncharacterized protein LOC124932596; translation: MHRSASTSRAYDEYLKYYSSQELPVFEPMSEESSKKGRSRTRFSDNAIHLIPFLLLFCALILWFLSNPDMDLAMMKVDDEASVRLVGELDSDTDQTGALAGIDLGLENLHSTKQDDNNNSDKEASSFPMNNKS
- the LOC124931532 gene encoding flavanone 3-dioxygenase 3, producing the protein MGESSQEKGLSYVPHHPYNTPLANNLSSNPIVSDIPLIDISGLFTSTHLSQRGLVVRRIMDACRRYGFFQIINHGIEQSTMDEAISMGTKFFELPNHEKEKLMSSNVHKPVRYCTSIMAEIDKVRFWRVFLKHYAHPLQEWLGLWPNNPPEYSEKMGKYAVEVRNVVMKITGAITEGLGLGPIYMRDQMEQGMQIMIINGYPPCPNPSLALGLPPHTDYSSLTIVLQSEPGLEIFDRDDNIWKLVPNVKGALQVNVGDQIEVLSNGSYKGVIHRAIVNDKQTRVSVTSLHSLALEEKMVPARELVDEEHPIGYKESSLNDFLNFLSKIDINKGNNAFIDTLKISE